A region from the Nitrospirota bacterium genome encodes:
- a CDS encoding acetoin utilization protein AcuC: MIRGMIARAAVGRLKGPSAKIAVRPGIGCPMKTAFLYSGEFAAFDYGAGHPLKPFRLKLTYELIRACGLLSPNDPRLVRPVPSRSEELLFYHTRGYLDMLKAANGGNWIEGAGEYGLGPGDNPIFKGMYDWSRLVAGASLLAADLADSGEAVIAFNMAGGLHHALASRASGFCYVNDAVIAIKRLTGRGRRVAYIDIDAHHGDGVQEAFYDTDRVLTISIHESGRTLFPGTGFERETGTGSGRGCSVNLPLPRGSDDEIFLHAVTSVVPPLIEDFKPDIIVSQLGVDTFRTDPLAHLNVTTNGFCHAVKLIKSMASKWVALGGGGYDVTNVARAWALAWAIMNDDEAPDEIPGAFLDLYADAGFPGTRLRDGPFILEGREKESMMNEVDRVIRFVREQVLRKI, translated from the coding sequence GTCCCGGCATCGGATGTCCCATGAAGACCGCCTTCCTCTACAGCGGTGAGTTCGCCGCGTTCGACTACGGCGCCGGCCACCCCTTAAAGCCCTTTCGGCTCAAACTGACCTATGAACTGATCAGGGCCTGTGGGCTGCTTAGTCCGAATGATCCCCGGCTGGTCCGGCCCGTTCCCTCTCGAAGCGAAGAGCTTCTCTTCTATCACACCAGAGGCTACCTCGATATGCTCAAAGCGGCGAACGGAGGGAACTGGATCGAGGGCGCCGGGGAGTATGGTCTCGGCCCCGGGGACAATCCGATTTTCAAGGGCATGTACGACTGGTCCAGGCTGGTGGCCGGGGCTTCCCTGCTTGCCGCGGACCTCGCGGACAGCGGCGAGGCCGTGATTGCGTTCAATATGGCCGGCGGGCTCCATCATGCGCTCGCCTCCCGGGCCTCGGGGTTCTGCTATGTTAACGACGCGGTCATTGCCATCAAGCGCCTGACAGGCCGGGGCAGGCGAGTTGCCTACATCGATATCGACGCTCACCACGGGGACGGCGTGCAGGAGGCTTTCTACGACACGGACCGGGTCCTGACGATCTCGATCCATGAATCCGGCAGGACACTCTTTCCCGGAACCGGGTTCGAACGGGAGACCGGCACGGGCTCCGGCAGGGGATGCAGCGTGAACCTGCCGTTGCCGCGCGGCTCGGACGATGAGATCTTTCTTCATGCTGTCACGAGCGTCGTTCCTCCACTCATCGAAGACTTCAAGCCCGATATCATCGTGAGCCAACTCGGCGTAGACACCTTCCGGACCGATCCACTGGCTCACCTGAACGTCACGACGAACGGCTTCTGTCATGCGGTCAAGCTGATCAAGAGTATGGCCTCGAAGTGGGTGGCCCTGGGCGGGGGAGGCTACGACGTGACGAATGTGGCGCGGGCCTGGGCGCTTGCCTGGGCAATCATGAATGATGACGAGGCTCCGGACGAGATCCCGGGAGCTTTCCTGGACCTTTATGCGGATGCCGGCTTTCCGGGAACGCGCCTGCGTGATGGGCCGTTCATCCTGGAGGGGAGGGAAAAAGAGTCGATGATGAACGAAGTGGACCGGGTGATCCGGTTTGTCAGGGAACAGGTTCTGCGAAAAATCTGA